A region of Chloracidobacterium sp. DNA encodes the following proteins:
- a CDS encoding twin-arginine translocation signal domain-containing protein, with the protein MKISRRDFIKVSTVASATLASASKALSPDLGLDSGDVFRLLTGRLSEEREFHLLGRNLLNLHFYFINVNKKGSSLVKAKSGEKSFMIVRLPQQFINETGFWAAKPGSEPILPQARLSGFSYLAFQLWPDNLANRNPKLKFSLENILDWNDQKNVRLITLVDWLELKGTPKKEFDFVALDGTSEVCENFKSRKIWSPTRLSETTLTALEPRSAVFHKFKSIIQTLLDKNVTRSDTETFIPTTFFELPNELCLVPTNSGKKVRLDKNVVIGGDANEPASDRFEIWNNTLVFEAGRTKAETATVEDQIFVDTPSFRAAGLILEDLDRLPACSAAKLNCDDIKEENMLPTLLTKAELVYLTQFAKGEHLDFTNSAFEIREQNGLFFTGLGAIAHLQYENVENKPAGISLIKFRQLITQGRILHTEVARLGFNAKTGQRYMHVIEGKRKIGDLPWTENGRVLSSSFIELKQYCLPIDRQIRYDKLATEEDWGSLVFHSIPFVPEFDPIIGPALTNSCHPRRFPFSELSLVDPGKIPVDCLRDQVSIRDVCELEKLKWFWPVREGVYAVGTPDDEISLQDYISCDYEAKDWEGNSVLASTPFMFIRDDLVEATNAQSDNDRKSEIGKVYDNYFRGTYSRQSKTEISDPRVERRKTFFQNQIIAYTPSLPQPGVDREPSGNEFLSKTNFLETREFETYFNVTIIPPNKSAGYFPYVIFPQMLRTTVFVDHIRDLTKKKISSVVEYHPDYISHEFGKYELSGGTKLVGNGARLILQNTGPFKRGEEETSNDTYKQISEALQQAKAYLGNIAVPDIVPDAISLDENGITLPPDFKERVIRGELVLGSDGGRTPGIANTSIEKLKDLDPKAIFRGKFSELMGLDLIRLLEELIPVENSPLFEIEKFANRIEEIASSIESEVYTQIKAKFADVESIIKSLKAEVERLETLLNVERQNIQKTLDSLKTLKLTADLDTLQSLVKTQLEYYKTQGFEVLLDGAGFNDVKSLIDSYSAIAKTFIEGEVKILESELEDKKAKMGALFGNIKAEELENLPASLRNIKLHKIEDYFLGNEPAGTLRRLYHEEIKQYSIRLDHLFKTSNDNKQLSTGEGKQVYFDSGSMFSPDSRLEPFNILRSVEDSGLIQVKKKVADLNRFIACNADGTKFQREAVVALQVLHAEYTEHWKMLDQSVESFQRATWAVAEEIREWKSSAERALARGTSELTATQRDVVERVQETVLKVDQFLDFARKFDPYFYYQEQERIRKEILDIRGTFNSRLHEAYTGLTRDIKAQYDKYEELRQKYIKDLALNKPVELGNVRKKFVHEVGLVNHTINNIPKGEEFLKKAFKDEYAQAKIFYDSIKLSEENFKIGRELLKKAAQEYAEKLKSQASNAIDEAVRQYIDEKQTELENAVGNESIKLAADQIKEARNIYTLLTSLKKQELTYKWNTSNFRDAEFGVVTFKKLSNPNTNLTVDVRTVVHFAEGVFPPVVSEITNTSKNTLTNFGIGFFEMVNIVFERVSFSAGSGESSKFDVKIKHVEFEGALSFVQAFESYLKTLGVGLILAVRPDHASLGYSLPLPAIQTPGFAFFNLSLNFDLKIYFDNRPMRFGFSLATPEEKFGIAVNIYAGFGFFGLVVDTKRGIVEIDCALEAGVWSGLRFGPFSGEAKLAFGFRYTKNDFGVRLEGYIVAEGRLKVWILEVGVRIYIGVVSQNSYVEGSCSVTHSAKIGFIRKKFTSTYTKRISGAQSSNTSQTSSGNNFENAQSLVRHFSKMEHFYDSGRSLSVEGASEFACDIYMAALDKLDETSQPIVETEHISQESWIDFITVM; encoded by the coding sequence ATGAAAATATCCAGACGTGACTTCATAAAGGTATCGACGGTGGCTTCGGCGACGCTAGCATCTGCCTCCAAGGCTCTTTCTCCGGACCTGGGGCTAGACTCTGGGGATGTTTTTAGACTTCTCACAGGTCGTTTGAGCGAGGAACGGGAATTTCACCTTCTGGGCAGAAATTTGCTAAATCTCCACTTTTACTTTATCAACGTAAACAAGAAAGGTAGCAGCCTTGTAAAAGCCAAGAGCGGGGAAAAGTCTTTCATGATTGTGAGACTTCCGCAGCAATTTATAAATGAAACGGGTTTCTGGGCCGCAAAGCCGGGATCTGAGCCGATCCTTCCCCAAGCAAGGCTGTCTGGCTTCTCGTACTTGGCTTTTCAGTTGTGGCCAGACAACTTGGCCAACCGGAACCCTAAGCTAAAATTCTCCCTGGAAAATATTCTGGATTGGAACGACCAAAAAAATGTTCGACTCATTACGCTCGTAGATTGGCTTGAGCTGAAAGGCACACCAAAGAAAGAGTTTGATTTCGTGGCACTCGATGGGACATCGGAGGTGTGCGAAAATTTTAAATCTAGAAAAATATGGAGCCCAACCCGACTCTCCGAAACGACTCTTACCGCACTTGAGCCCAGAAGCGCTGTATTTCACAAATTCAAATCCATAATTCAAACGTTGCTAGATAAGAACGTCACTCGCTCCGATACAGAGACGTTCATTCCTACTACTTTTTTTGAATTGCCGAATGAGCTGTGCCTCGTTCCCACCAACTCCGGCAAAAAAGTAAGGTTGGATAAAAACGTCGTCATAGGCGGGGATGCGAATGAACCAGCCTCTGACCGATTCGAAATCTGGAACAACACACTCGTTTTTGAAGCAGGACGAACGAAGGCCGAAACGGCAACAGTGGAGGATCAGATTTTCGTCGATACCCCGTCCTTTCGGGCGGCAGGTCTCATTCTCGAGGATCTTGACAGATTACCGGCCTGCAGCGCGGCAAAATTAAACTGTGACGACATCAAAGAAGAGAATATGCTTCCTACTCTTCTGACCAAAGCTGAGCTGGTTTATCTAACGCAGTTCGCCAAAGGCGAACATCTAGACTTCACTAATTCAGCGTTCGAGATTAGAGAGCAAAATGGTCTTTTTTTTACCGGCCTCGGTGCAATTGCTCATTTACAATATGAGAATGTGGAGAACAAACCGGCTGGAATTTCCCTCATCAAATTTAGACAGTTAATAACGCAGGGCCGCATCTTACATACCGAAGTCGCACGCTTAGGATTTAATGCGAAGACTGGTCAGAGATACATGCATGTCATCGAAGGCAAGCGCAAGATCGGTGATTTGCCTTGGACTGAAAATGGCCGCGTATTGAGTTCCTCTTTTATAGAATTAAAGCAATATTGCCTGCCGATCGACCGACAAATTCGGTATGACAAACTCGCGACGGAGGAAGACTGGGGCTCCTTAGTTTTTCACTCAATACCTTTTGTTCCAGAATTTGATCCCATTATCGGTCCCGCCCTCACCAATTCATGCCATCCGCGTCGATTCCCTTTTTCCGAACTGAGTCTGGTAGATCCAGGAAAAATACCTGTCGACTGTTTAAGGGACCAAGTAAGCATAAGAGATGTCTGCGAACTCGAAAAACTCAAATGGTTTTGGCCCGTTCGCGAAGGGGTTTACGCTGTTGGCACTCCTGACGATGAAATTTCACTCCAGGACTACATTAGTTGTGATTACGAGGCAAAAGATTGGGAAGGGAATTCCGTTTTGGCAAGTACCCCATTTATGTTTATTAGGGACGATTTGGTTGAGGCTACCAATGCGCAAAGTGATAACGACCGAAAAAGTGAGATCGGAAAGGTTTATGATAATTATTTTCGTGGCACCTATTCAAGACAATCAAAAACGGAGATTAGTGATCCTCGGGTTGAGCGTAGAAAAACTTTTTTCCAGAATCAGATTATTGCTTACACGCCAAGTCTGCCGCAGCCGGGTGTAGATCGCGAACCTTCCGGCAATGAGTTTTTGTCAAAAACAAATTTCCTCGAAACGCGTGAATTCGAAACCTATTTCAATGTCACAATTATTCCGCCGAACAAATCGGCGGGATACTTCCCTTACGTCATTTTTCCGCAAATGCTACGCACAACGGTTTTTGTGGATCATATTAGGGATTTAACAAAGAAGAAGATCTCCTCGGTAGTTGAATATCATCCAGATTACATCTCTCACGAATTCGGTAAATATGAGCTTTCGGGCGGCACCAAATTGGTGGGAAACGGAGCCCGCCTTATTTTGCAGAACACGGGACCGTTCAAGCGAGGGGAAGAGGAGACTTCAAACGATACTTACAAACAGATTTCCGAAGCTTTGCAACAGGCCAAGGCCTATCTCGGAAATATTGCTGTGCCTGATATCGTCCCAGATGCAATTTCACTCGATGAAAACGGTATAACGTTACCGCCGGACTTCAAAGAGCGCGTAATTAGGGGTGAACTGGTCTTAGGTAGCGATGGCGGGAGAACGCCGGGGATCGCCAACACCTCTATTGAGAAGTTAAAAGATTTAGACCCAAAAGCGATCTTTCGCGGCAAGTTCTCTGAACTCATGGGATTGGATCTCATTAGGCTTCTCGAAGAACTAATACCTGTTGAGAATTCTCCCCTCTTCGAAATCGAGAAATTTGCAAATCGTATTGAGGAAATTGCTTCCTCCATTGAATCCGAGGTTTATACGCAAATAAAAGCAAAGTTTGCGGACGTCGAAAGCATAATAAAGAGTCTGAAAGCTGAAGTCGAAAGGCTTGAGACGCTTCTAAATGTTGAACGTCAAAACATCCAAAAGACCTTAGATAGTCTTAAAACACTTAAGCTGACTGCGGATTTAGATACTCTGCAATCTCTTGTAAAGACCCAGCTTGAATACTACAAGACTCAAGGGTTTGAGGTCCTTCTGGATGGGGCAGGTTTTAACGATGTCAAATCGCTCATAGACTCATATAGTGCAATCGCTAAGACCTTTATCGAAGGCGAAGTTAAGATCTTAGAATCAGAGCTTGAGGATAAGAAGGCGAAAATGGGCGCGTTATTCGGCAATATAAAAGCCGAGGAGCTGGAGAACTTACCCGCAAGCCTGAGAAATATTAAACTTCATAAAATTGAGGATTACTTTCTTGGCAACGAACCCGCGGGGACCCTTCGTCGATTGTATCATGAAGAAATTAAACAGTATTCAATTCGCCTAGACCACCTATTTAAGACCTCCAATGACAATAAGCAACTGTCAACCGGTGAAGGCAAACAAGTGTACTTTGATTCTGGATCAATGTTTTCCCCCGATAGCCGTTTAGAGCCATTCAACATTCTTCGTTCGGTTGAAGATTCGGGGCTTATACAGGTAAAGAAGAAGGTCGCAGACCTAAATCGATTTATCGCCTGCAACGCTGACGGCACGAAATTTCAGAGAGAAGCCGTGGTGGCCCTCCAGGTCCTCCACGCGGAATACACAGAACACTGGAAGATGCTGGACCAGTCGGTGGAGAGTTTCCAGCGGGCGACTTGGGCCGTTGCCGAAGAAATCAGGGAATGGAAAAGCAGCGCTGAACGCGCCTTAGCCCGGGGGACATCAGAACTAACCGCGACACAAAGGGACGTGGTCGAGAGAGTCCAAGAAACAGTGTTGAAAGTCGACCAATTCCTTGATTTTGCGCGTAAATTTGATCCCTACTTCTATTACCAGGAACAGGAGCGTATCAGAAAGGAGATTCTTGATATACGAGGTACTTTCAATTCACGGCTGCATGAAGCATATACCGGACTCACCCGCGATATTAAAGCACAGTATGATAAATACGAAGAATTGCGACAAAAGTATATTAAAGATCTTGCTCTTAATAAGCCCGTCGAATTAGGAAATGTGCGAAAGAAATTTGTACACGAGGTAGGTCTAGTAAATCATACCATCAACAATATCCCGAAAGGCGAGGAATTTTTGAAGAAAGCTTTTAAGGATGAATATGCTCAAGCAAAGATTTTCTATGATTCCATAAAGCTTTCTGAAGAAAATTTCAAGATCGGACGTGAACTCTTAAAGAAAGCTGCGCAGGAGTATGCAGAGAAGTTGAAAAGCCAGGCATCGAACGCCATTGATGAGGCCGTAAGACAGTATATCGACGAAAAGCAGACCGAGCTTGAGAATGCCGTAGGAAATGAGTCTATCAAACTTGCAGCAGATCAAATAAAGGAAGCTCGTAACATCTACACACTCCTAACTTCCCTTAAAAAGCAAGAACTCACGTATAAATGGAATACGTCAAATTTCAGGGACGCAGAGTTTGGAGTAGTTACATTTAAGAAGCTTTCCAATCCAAATACCAATTTAACCGTTGACGTCAGGACGGTCGTGCATTTTGCGGAAGGGGTCTTTCCTCCAGTAGTCAGCGAAATAACCAATACTTCGAAAAACACACTAACCAACTTTGGAATCGGATTTTTCGAAATGGTTAACATTGTCTTTGAACGTGTGAGTTTTTCAGCCGGTTCCGGAGAAAGCTCGAAATTTGACGTAAAAATAAAGCATGTTGAGTTTGAAGGTGCCCTCTCATTTGTGCAGGCTTTTGAGAGCTACTTAAAAACACTAGGCGTGGGTCTAATCCTTGCGGTCCGACCGGATCACGCATCGCTTGGCTACTCGCTTCCACTCCCGGCGATCCAGACGCCTGGTTTTGCTTTTTTTAATCTCTCGCTAAATTTTGATCTCAAGATATATTTTGACAACCGTCCGATGAGGTTCGGATTTTCACTTGCGACGCCTGAAGAAAAGTTCGGAATTGCAGTGAATATTTATGCTGGTTTCGGGTTCTTTGGACTGGTGGTTGATACCAAACGGGGAATAGTAGAGATTGACTGTGCTCTTGAAGCCGGAGTGTGGTCCGGTCTCCGTTTCGGGCCTTTTTCGGGCGAGGCAAAACTCGCATTCGGTTTTCGATACACAAAAAACGATTTTGGTGTCCGACTGGAGGGCTACATCGTCGCCGAGGGGCGCCTCAAGGTATGGATATTGGAAGTAGGCGTGCGGATATATATTGGGGTCGTTAGCCAGAACAGTTATGTTGAAGGGAGCTGTTCCGTCACTCATTCTGCAAAGATCGGATTCATAAGAAAGAAGTTCACGTCTACGTATACAAAACGGATCAGTGGCGCGCAAAGTAGTAATACTTCGCAAACCTCTAGCGGGAATAATTTCGAGAACGCCCAGAGTTTAGTGAGACATTTTTCTAAAATGGAACACTTTTATGATTCCGGTCGTAGTTTGTCGGTCGAGGGGGCCTCGGAATTTGCCTGTGATATATATATGGCTGCTTTAGATAAACTGGACGAGACCAGCCAGCCAATCGTCGAAACGGAGCATATTTCGCAAGAGTCGTGGATAGACTTCATTACGGTTATGTGA
- a CDS encoding ATP-binding protein, with amino-acid sequence MQRYVGKISGPLLDRIDIHIDVPAVNFNELRGCGVPEGDSSEVIRERVVKAREIQLRRFSADGVFSNSAMSPKQIWTFCALDSQSEELLEKAMLRQGLSARAHDRILKVSRTIADLDGSENIQPNHISEAINYRSLDRNYWT; translated from the coding sequence ATACAACGATATGTCGGCAAGATCTCAGGCCCGCTATTGGACAGGATAGATATTCACATCGACGTCCCCGCCGTTAATTTCAACGAGCTTCGAGGCTGCGGTGTGCCGGAGGGCGATAGCTCGGAAGTGATCCGCGAACGAGTTGTTAAGGCACGCGAGATACAGCTAAGACGATTCAGTGCCGACGGAGTTTTTTCAAACTCGGCGATGTCACCGAAACAGATATGGACATTCTGTGCTCTGGATTCTCAGAGCGAAGAGTTACTCGAAAAGGCAATGCTTCGGCAGGGATTATCGGCACGAGCCCACGACCGTATCTTAAAAGTCTCACGCACGATTGCCGATCTCGACGGAAGCGAAAACATCCAGCCAAATCACATTAGTGAAGCGATAAACTACCGCTCTCTTGACCGTAACTATTGGACTTAA
- a CDS encoding DUF4339 domain-containing protein: MNYFIHKDGQQIGPFNEEAVRSMLFDGRLASTDLACREGDSNWSSLESLLGSDPAEVNVLDREFNLYDTYSDQMSSLLDQMAETEGRQLKELSRQLDQKLQIARNHVDAVRQQFPGAFEVKAMEADILFMMARYKVSQQGFFHSASGRMLNRGKRKKSLTSLSVAAATRMVANQQEKNRAMESIALLDQSIGTFDTAGARFAKATILKMMGQKVPALQELNYIIANFQSDDSYMQARQLKDEIENPPKKGMCFVATAAFGDYSSPEVQFLSRFRDTVLAKSLSGRLFIRVYYSVGPCLAAIISKSPMLLACTRQLFLRPMIFVLRSLFRRDL, encoded by the coding sequence ATGAATTATTTTATACACAAGGACGGTCAACAAATTGGCCCTTTTAACGAAGAAGCTGTTCGATCAATGTTATTTGATGGACGGCTCGCTTCAACTGATCTCGCTTGTAGAGAGGGTGATTCGAATTGGTCGAGTCTCGAAAGCCTTCTGGGTAGTGACCCAGCCGAAGTGAATGTGTTAGACCGTGAATTTAACTTATACGATACATATTCGGATCAAATGAGTTCTCTCTTGGATCAAATGGCAGAAACCGAAGGGAGGCAGCTGAAGGAACTTAGTCGCCAACTTGATCAAAAATTACAGATAGCAAGAAATCATGTTGACGCCGTACGGCAGCAATTTCCAGGGGCATTTGAGGTAAAGGCAATGGAGGCTGACATCTTGTTCATGATGGCAAGGTATAAGGTAAGTCAGCAGGGGTTTTTTCATAGTGCCAGTGGAAGGATGCTTAATCGTGGAAAACGGAAAAAAAGTCTCACAAGTCTATCTGTTGCGGCTGCGACCAGAATGGTCGCTAATCAACAAGAAAAAAACCGAGCCATGGAATCGATTGCATTATTAGACCAAAGTATCGGGACTTTTGACACTGCGGGAGCCAGATTCGCGAAAGCAACAATTCTGAAAATGATGGGGCAAAAGGTGCCTGCTCTGCAAGAATTGAATTACATCATTGCTAATTTCCAATCGGATGACTCCTATATGCAAGCGAGACAACTAAAGGATGAAATCGAAAACCCACCGAAAAAAGGCATGTGCTTTGTCGCGACTGCGGCTTTCGGAGATTACAGCAGCCCAGAAGTTCAGTTTCTCTCTCGTTTTCGAGATACTGTCCTTGCGAAATCTCTTTCAGGTCGGTTATTCATCCGAGTCTATTATTCGGTTGGGCCTTGTTTGGCTGCCATCATTAGCAAATCGCCAATGCTACTTGCTTGTACGCGTCAACTGTTTCTTCGCCCTATGATTTTTGTATTGAGGTCTTTATTTCGACGAGATTTATAA
- a CDS encoding NAD-dependent epimerase/dehydratase family protein: MKILVTGGAGFIGSHLATRLHLAGHEICLLDVQADELTFSGSFAHVVGSVLDSDLVDRLVRDSDLVCHLAGIPIPLEYVIRPKLTIEVNLHGSLNVVKSASQYHVPLVFSSTSEIYGRNSALPWTEDSDRVLGSVSESRWCYATSKAAVEHYIHACGQVDNLDFAIVRLFNVYGPGLTDRVVSRFVDQALRGEPLEIHGIGSQKRCFTYISDAIDAFIKIILAPALGGRTYNVGNPSSTNIRDLAELILELCESSSDLMNIPYESFPSGFVDIPDRIPSIDRIRHEFGWEPLVDLRAGLLMTIQSRNWISRDGLKSD, encoded by the coding sequence GTGAAAATTCTAGTGACCGGGGGAGCGGGCTTCATCGGTAGCCATCTAGCGACCCGTCTACACCTGGCCGGACATGAGATCTGTTTGCTCGACGTTCAAGCCGATGAGCTGACTTTCTCTGGTTCATTCGCGCACGTGGTCGGCAGTGTGTTGGATTCGGATCTTGTAGATCGGCTAGTTCGTGACTCGGATCTAGTTTGCCATTTGGCGGGCATTCCGATCCCCTTGGAGTACGTCATTCGTCCGAAGTTGACGATTGAAGTTAATCTCCATGGCTCTCTCAACGTCGTGAAAAGCGCTTCCCAATATCACGTCCCACTAGTATTTAGCTCGACCTCTGAAATCTATGGCCGCAACTCGGCACTTCCATGGACGGAAGATTCCGATAGGGTACTGGGGAGTGTTTCGGAAAGCCGCTGGTGCTACGCGACCTCGAAAGCGGCCGTGGAGCACTATATCCACGCGTGTGGGCAAGTGGATAATCTTGATTTTGCGATTGTGCGTCTTTTTAATGTGTATGGTCCAGGCCTTACTGATCGTGTTGTTAGCCGGTTCGTGGATCAAGCGTTACGCGGGGAACCGCTTGAAATTCACGGCATCGGCTCTCAAAAGCGGTGTTTTACATATATTTCCGATGCTATCGATGCCTTTATTAAAATTATTCTAGCTCCGGCGTTGGGCGGCCGCACCTACAACGTCGGGAATCCATCATCAACAAACATTCGTGACTTGGCCGAGCTTATTCTGGAACTGTGTGAAAGCTCGTCCGATCTTATGAACATTCCTTACGAATCTTTCCCATCTGGATTTGTTGATATACCAGACCGAATTCCGTCGATCGACAGGATACGCCATGAATTTGGATGGGAACCTTTGGTTGACCTTCGCGCTGGACTATTAATGACTATTCAATCAAGAAATTGGATCTCTCGGGACGGATTGAAAAGTGACTAG
- a CDS encoding WbqC family protein, with translation MRAVIIQPHFLPFMGYFDLMRRADCFVFYDSVQFRRRSWHCRTWIHEQGQASWLSAPVSTANGSRRLMNEVHWDDSQLWRRAVSRRLRQSYSFTQQPDLLEAIDALILSGPSHLVNWNILAIAALAEFLGIKTLTLRSSQLPPISGEKQERLVKICREIGASSYLCGPGSKTYVSDDFFLHHGIKVEWMDYNYEDHLITTEGVGVYPSIIHTILMKGVKYVKNVLK, from the coding sequence ATGCGTGCAGTAATTATTCAGCCGCACTTCCTTCCGTTCATGGGCTACTTTGACTTGATGAGGCGTGCAGACTGCTTTGTTTTCTACGATAGTGTTCAGTTTAGAAGGCGAAGTTGGCATTGCCGGACCTGGATTCACGAACAGGGACAAGCGAGTTGGCTGTCCGCCCCAGTCAGCACAGCAAATGGCTCGCGCAGGTTAATGAACGAAGTTCATTGGGATGACAGCCAATTGTGGAGAAGAGCGGTCTCAAGACGGCTTCGACAATCTTATTCATTCACCCAACAACCTGATCTTCTGGAGGCAATTGACGCCCTAATTCTGTCTGGACCATCTCATTTAGTTAATTGGAACATACTTGCGATTGCAGCGTTGGCAGAATTTCTGGGAATCAAAACTCTGACCTTGCGGAGCTCCCAGTTGCCACCGATTTCAGGAGAAAAACAGGAGCGATTGGTCAAAATTTGTCGAGAGATCGGAGCGTCGAGTTACCTATGCGGGCCTGGCTCGAAAACATATGTTTCGGATGACTTTTTTTTACATCACGGTATTAAGGTAGAGTGGATGGATTACAACTATGAGGATCATTTAATAACAACCGAAGGTGTTGGCGTGTATCCAAGTATAATTCACACCATTCTGATGAAAGGTGTCAAGTACGTGAAAAATGTTTTAAAATAA
- a CDS encoding glycosyltransferase family 1 protein — MNQIIVTNIYPGHFHYEPLRLSLEPAGYTLISIARRNGAHPDFEGSSVGQFIFNYPMSKELSRNVLHRCDLGEPVVVMMDDPLAFFDENINTLIIPILKKAARVFTSTDNMLPVYLSIGVTAELLVGLGNPLFDVSDPPSEVDMEFDWGFIGTLIPQRFRFFWQLKQLLPDSTHYLVTKGFDVEDVKTRIRVTRCNIAFGNFSDVTDFKSNGTTLRAWEFPYAGAFILHDYRPLIPEFFENGKAIVMFDSVEECAELILHYRDLPSERIKIAENARQIISQYSMKSFFPALFQGLSTHGN; from the coding sequence ATGAATCAAATAATTGTTACCAATATTTATCCGGGACATTTTCACTACGAACCCCTTCGGTTGAGCCTTGAACCTGCAGGCTATACTCTTATCAGCATTGCACGACGAAACGGAGCCCACCCGGATTTTGAAGGCTCGTCGGTCGGACAGTTCATTTTCAACTATCCGATGAGCAAGGAGTTATCGAGAAATGTCTTGCATCGTTGCGATCTTGGAGAACCGGTCGTCGTAATGATGGATGACCCGCTTGCCTTTTTTGACGAGAATATAAATACGCTGATTATACCAATCTTGAAAAAAGCGGCTCGCGTCTTCACCTCTACCGACAATATGTTACCGGTCTATTTATCAATTGGAGTTACTGCAGAATTGCTTGTCGGATTAGGTAACCCGCTTTTTGACGTAAGTGATCCGCCATCTGAAGTCGACATGGAATTCGACTGGGGATTTATCGGAACTTTAATTCCACAACGGTTTCGTTTCTTTTGGCAGCTAAAACAGCTTTTGCCTGACTCAACGCATTATCTAGTGACCAAGGGTTTTGACGTTGAAGATGTCAAAACTCGTATTCGTGTGACGCGTTGCAATATAGCATTTGGCAACTTTAGCGATGTCACTGATTTTAAGTCAAACGGCACTACCCTACGGGCATGGGAATTCCCATATGCCGGAGCCTTCATATTACACGATTATAGACCGCTGATTCCCGAATTTTTTGAAAATGGTAAAGCTATCGTTATGTTCGACTCCGTCGAAGAGTGTGCAGAACTAATACTCCACTATAGGGATTTGCCCAGTGAACGAATAAAGATAGCAGAAAATGCCCGGCAAATTATTAGCCAGTATTCAATGAAATCGTTTTTTCCAGCGCTCTTTCAAGGTTTATCAACCCATGGAAACTGA
- a CDS encoding glycosyltransferase: MIAENLTVHCLICNEERWIWYALRSALPFCSRLILWDTGSTDRTIDIIGQVKSRKISFRSVGLVDSNAITELRNEMIRETETEWFAIVDGDEVWAPALWLEIADIRQDTQAEIIVCPLCYPFPRLGYFSATNDDNFQIAGKKGSYSAKAFRRTKGIHWKGSYGSEEVLFDSGSVISRGDYPGMRMVTTPIWHMTMLERSSLDGETLGRSGKLSIDDPQDVDLIKVSQLTDIPEVFYLDRPSSVMNPFLAECQQLRNKVPFPHPGCELL, from the coding sequence ATGATTGCTGAAAACCTGACGGTTCATTGCCTGATATGCAACGAAGAGAGATGGATTTGGTATGCATTGCGTTCGGCATTACCATTTTGCTCACGGCTGATATTATGGGACACGGGTTCGACAGACCGCACAATCGACATCATCGGGCAAGTGAAATCCCGCAAGATCTCTTTTAGAAGTGTTGGCCTGGTCGATTCCAATGCCATCACCGAGTTAAGAAACGAGATGATTCGTGAAACCGAGACTGAATGGTTTGCAATTGTTGACGGAGATGAAGTCTGGGCTCCTGCTCTTTGGCTCGAAATCGCCGATATTAGGCAGGACACCCAAGCGGAGATAATAGTATGTCCGCTTTGCTATCCGTTTCCACGTTTGGGCTATTTCAGTGCAACTAACGATGATAATTTTCAAATTGCGGGCAAGAAAGGCAGTTATTCAGCTAAGGCGTTTCGACGCACAAAGGGAATTCACTGGAAGGGATCGTATGGGTCCGAGGAGGTCCTTTTCGATTCAGGCAGCGTAATAAGCCGAGGTGATTATCCGGGAATGCGGATGGTGACCACGCCGATTTGGCATATGACAATGCTGGAACGATCATCGTTAGATGGTGAGACGTTAGGGCGATCAGGTAAACTGTCGATCGATGATCCGCAAGACGTTGACTTGATTAAGGTGTCGCAATTAACCGACATACCCGAGGTTTTCTATTTGGATCGCCCATCATCGGTTATGAATCCCTTTCTTGCAGAATGCCAACAGCTTAGGAATAAGGTACCGTTCCCCCACCCAGGATGTGAACTATTATGA